Proteins encoded within one genomic window of Halogeometricum sp. S1BR25-6:
- a CDS encoding methyl-accepting chemotaxis protein has protein sequence MSKTATRDGRPADADALYTPPAGATEGERLRHERDFWRHQFEQLVDRFPEPAMVVDGRGDLTHWNDPMADLIGRSAADVVGKPSREVIGTDGIEEILAETIVRTGKVIREDEVRSGTDADGTPWHVRAAGQPLTATDGTVVGAFEFVSHVTTLVEQREEVERVGRRIEEEVEGSVEELLSTSRRVADRSREIDAAGDEQAEHLSSVQAKVESLSATVEEIASSADEVSRRVQTAGERAEASEDAAAEVLVLMHEVAAASRALSDDHEELRSWVDDIDSIVDVIDSIVGQINLLALNASIEAARADVEGNGFAVVADEIKRLADQSKTEVKGVETVVARVTQNTAGTTESVAETTDRVERAVDRVESLSDDQSDIRETVRVASTSVDEIARATDEQANSAEEVVSTLNATVDGVDVVVDEVRALTGDNEELATQVVGIRDAVRELGTSIDR, from the coding sequence ATGAGCAAGACGGCAACGAGAGACGGTCGGCCGGCCGACGCCGACGCGCTATACACGCCGCCCGCCGGCGCGACGGAGGGCGAGCGACTCCGCCACGAACGGGACTTCTGGCGCCACCAGTTCGAGCAACTCGTCGACCGCTTCCCCGAACCCGCTATGGTCGTCGACGGTCGCGGCGACCTCACCCACTGGAACGACCCGATGGCCGACCTCATCGGACGGTCGGCGGCGGACGTCGTCGGGAAGCCGTCCCGCGAGGTCATCGGCACCGACGGCATCGAGGAGATACTGGCCGAGACTATCGTTCGGACGGGCAAGGTCATCCGCGAGGACGAGGTCCGCTCGGGAACCGACGCCGACGGTACGCCGTGGCACGTCAGGGCCGCGGGACAGCCCCTGACGGCGACAGACGGCACCGTCGTCGGCGCGTTCGAGTTCGTCAGCCACGTGACGACGCTGGTCGAGCAACGCGAGGAGGTCGAACGGGTCGGGAGGCGTATCGAAGAGGAAGTCGAAGGCAGCGTCGAGGAACTGCTCTCGACCTCCCGCCGCGTCGCCGACCGAAGCCGGGAGATAGACGCCGCCGGCGACGAGCAGGCCGAACACCTGAGTTCGGTGCAGGCTAAGGTCGAATCGCTCAGCGCGACGGTCGAGGAGATAGCCTCCAGCGCCGACGAGGTCAGTCGCCGGGTTCAGACCGCCGGTGAACGCGCCGAGGCGTCCGAGGACGCCGCCGCGGAGGTGTTAGTGCTGATGCACGAGGTGGCCGCGGCGAGTCGCGCATTGAGCGACGACCACGAGGAACTCCGGTCGTGGGTGGACGACATCGACTCCATCGTCGACGTCATCGACTCCATCGTCGGTCAGATCAACCTACTGGCGCTCAACGCCTCTATCGAGGCCGCCCGTGCCGACGTCGAGGGGAACGGTTTCGCCGTCGTCGCCGACGAGATAAAACGGCTCGCCGACCAGTCGAAGACGGAGGTGAAGGGGGTAGAGACCGTCGTCGCTCGCGTGACTCAGAACACCGCCGGGACGACCGAGAGCGTCGCGGAGACGACCGACCGCGTCGAACGGGCCGTCGACCGCGTCGAGTCGTTGAGCGACGACCAGAGCGACATCAGAGAGACGGTTCGAGTGGCCTCAACGAGCGTCGACGAGATAGCGCGCGCGACCGACGAGCAGGCCAACAGCGCCGAGGAAGTCGTCAGCACGCTCAACGCGACGGTCGATGGCGTCGACGTCGTCGTCGACGAGGTGCGGGCGCTCACCGGAGACAACGAGGAACTGGCTACGCAGGTCGTGGGCATCCGGGACGCGGTGCGCGAACTCGGGACGAGCATCGACCGGTGA
- a CDS encoding malectin domain-containing carbohydrate-binding protein, with amino-acid sequence MWIGNGRSDVLYRDGTVPSTTPDAVFDCERYGTMTWEFPVDVGQQVDVRLFVGNSYPGTSEPKEREFNVSVEGSQVLSNYDPVADVGHTTGTTKTFTATDDGDGTVTVTFEQGAVDNPLVNAIEVVDTNETATSG; translated from the coding sequence ATGTGGATCGGGAACGGGAGAAGTGATGTCCTGTACCGGGACGGCACGGTCCCCTCCACCACCCCCGACGCGGTGTTCGACTGCGAGCGCTACGGCACGATGACGTGGGAGTTCCCGGTGGATGTCGGCCAGCAGGTCGACGTCCGCCTCTTCGTGGGTAACTCCTACCCGGGGACGAGTGAGCCGAAAGAGCGAGAGTTCAACGTCTCTGTCGAAGGGTCACAGGTACTCTCGAACTACGACCCGGTCGCGGACGTCGGACACACTACTGGGACGACGAAGACGTTCACCGCGACCGACGACGGCGACGGTACCGTCACCGTGACCTTCGAGCAGGGGGCGGTCGACAATCCCTTGGTCAACGCTATCGAGGTAGTCGACACGAACGAAACGGCTACGAGCGGATAG